The nucleotide sequence TTCCCGTTGTCCTGGCAGAGAGGGATAATCTCAACCGGCGACAGGGTCCCACTTCGGGACAGCATCGGCTCGATCCGTTCACGCCGCCCGATTCCCAAATCCTCACCGACGCACTCTCCGGCACCACCTCAGAGCACTGATCAAAATTCGCAACTCCATCGTCGTCCGCGATAGGGCAGTGGTCTTCTGCCAGATCTTCGCAGGTCTCTCCCCTGAGCAATGGTCGCGGAGGTCAGTAAGCGGTGGTGACCGTATTCAATTCCTCCAGGAGATCCAGTCGATCATAGCATTAAGAAGTGTTGTCGCAAGTTGTCGTTTCCAATCCTCCGAACGCCGTCTGAGACTCTCTAGGCGAGAACGATTGGGTTATCTGTACGTGGGGGATGTGGCAGGAATCTGCTCATTCCGAGAACCGTGTCTCGCGCAGCAGTTTCTCTGACTCGCTCGTTGGGTTCTGCCATTTCTCATTGGGAAGAGAGAGTCATGCTGCGCGCCAGTTTTGGCTCGCCGGGACCCTCCGTTTCGGGATAGAGTCTCGTCGTTCGCGTCTGACAGTCTCGAAAGGACGAAAAATGCCTCATTACATCTGTTCCACGTGCGGCACGCAGTACGCCGAGACACTGCAGCCCCCTGATTCCTGTCTGATCTGCACTGATGAGCGTCAGTACGTGAAGACGTCTGGCCAGCGATGGACCACGGCGCCCGAACTACGGCAATCACATCGCACCACGATCAAGCTCGAAGAGCCGGGGTTGATCAGTATCGGCATCGAGCCTCAGTTCGGGATCGGGCAGCGAGCGTTCTTTCTCCGCACACCTCACGGAAACGTTCTCTGGGACTGCATCCCACTGCTCGACGGCGCGCTCGTGGAAATGCTCAACGCCATGGGAGGTCTGGCGGCAATCGCAATCTCACACCCGCACTACTACTCCAATGTCGTGGAGTGGAGCCGTGCATTCGGGAACATTCCGGTCTATCTGCACGCAGCCGACCGACAGTGGGTCATGCGGCCCGACGACTGCATCCACTTCTGGCAGGGAGAGACTCGGCCACTGCTCGAAGGGCTGACGCTCATTCGTTGCGGCGGACACTTCGCAGGGGGATCCGTCCTTCACTGGGAAGACGGTGCAAAGGGAAGGGGAGTCCTTCTCTCCGGGGATATCATCCAGGTCGTCGCGGACAGGAAGAGTGTCAGTTTCATGTACAGCTATCCTAATCACATACCCCTCGGCCCGGCAGCAATCCAGCAAATTGTGAACGCAGTCGAACCGTTTCGGTACGATCGCATCTACGGCGCATTCTGGGACATGGTCATCGAACGCGATGGAAAAACCGCCGTCAATTCCTCGGCAGAGCGATACCTGCAGGCGATAAGGCAATGATTTCTGTTCCCCATCGCTGCGTTGACAAGAGGAAGTCCCGCTCGCGATCGCTTCGTCTCAAAGGCCCAAAATATTCAGCCCGAGGCGACGCGCCGCGGCGAACGCCACAGGAGCGACGGCTCGGGGTAGCTCCAACATCAAATGTCCAACAACGGCATGCGTACGCGTCCCCCATCGTGGGTTTTATTCTTCTTCCTGGCCTGAAAGGCCAAGACATGACAGCCCGGGGCAAAGCGCCGCGGCCAATGCCGCAGAGCGCCGCCCCGGGATAGTTAAATGGGTGGGCCACGCCCTGTTAAGGGCACAACAAAACGAAAACGGCAGGGAGTCGAAGACGAGTTGCAACCGAGAATCAAAACATGAATCCGGCATGCTCCAATAGTTGTGCGACGTGCTCCGACGCGACGTGCTATGCCCCAATTTGCGCGCCTCAGCCAAAGACAATCAGCCGACCTTGGTCGCCACAATTTCCAGTGGATTTGCCGCTCTCGACGCGGCCTTTTCCCCCCTACCAAGCCAGGCTGCGGCAGGCTGAACGCCAATGCCACACGACATATAACAACGGGCATGGTCGCCGCGAGACACGCACGATCGAGACCATCACGTCCCTCAACTCGTTGCTCGCTCAACTGGGCTGGAGCAGCGTTAAGCAGGTCTTCCGGATCACTCGCACGAGAATCTCTCAAGACCGTGAATCAGGTGAACGCAAAAAGACCACCGAAGTGGTTTTCGGGATCACCGATCTGACCCGAGCGCAAGCTGATGCCGAACGCTTGCTCGAATACAACCGAGCGCATTGGGGTATTGAAAACAAGTCGCACTACACGCGCGATGTGACCTTCCGCGAAGACGCGCATCAGGCCAGATCTGGATTCGGTCCTCAACTCATGGCCGCAGCGCGGAACACGGCCATCGCAATTTGTCGACTGTACAGATACCCCAATATCGCCGAGGCACGACGAGAATTTGCCTGGAATCCTCATCGCCTCTTCTGCATGCTGGGCTTTATGAATTACTGAACCGCCCTGCGACGGGAGGTCCCTCGCGTCATATGGCTGCGCAAGTGGCCCTTTCCGCCGCAGTGTTGACATTTTGTTCAGTGGTGATACGATTCAAGTGTGAACGCATATGCAGTGCGTCACCAGATCTTCTTCCTCACCTCAAGAAAAGGACCACACCAATGAGTGACCACGACGCAAAGGCTGACTGCGTTGACAATCCCTCGGCTGAAGCGAAATCCCCGCCTCCACGGATGACAATCAGTGGGTTGGGAGCGGCGGGTAATCGGGATCTTCAAGCCTTCGATGCGTACTTTGCCGAAAGACTTGCGAAGGCCTACGCGGACGACCGCTCGGAGTGGAGCCTTCTTGAGACAGCTTCCGTGGACACAGCATGGGAAATGTTCTTGTTTGAGTTGGAGAAGAAGATTGCCGGAACTGATCAGCACATTCCGGGTCTTCAGATTCTGTCCGTTCCCAAGATTGCAGATTGGAATCATGCTCGTTGGGGATCATATCGGAAGTGGCTGCTTGCCAATCAGCTTCCAAGGTGGGGCAACACCTATCAGGCCACTCAACGTAGCGTTGCCGATGGGTACTTTACGTTCATCTCCAACTTGGACGTCCCACTGACAAATCCCGTCGAGCAGCAAAAGGCGAACGAGGCAAGAAAGCGCCTCTCGGATGCTCAGATCGAATACGACGACAAGACCATCGAAATGGCTATGGCATGGGTCGAGTTTGATCGAGCCCAACAAGCTCTCCCAGCCCACCGCCGGAAGACATTCGATCAGTGGTATGCAATCCGATATGCGGAGCAGTTTGGATTGCTTGAACAGCGTCTCGATCTGCTTCGGCAAGACTACTCTCACTGGTTCAATCGAGCACACGGAGGAAATGCTGTACTCGCGGATGTCCTTCCGCGATGGAGCAATGATGAATACATCCGTGAGATTGAAATCGAGGACAACTCAGGAGCAAAGCGGAAGCTCCGCACGTATACTATTTCTCCAGACCTTGGTGAATGGATCGAGCAGTCGAAGCGTGGTGAAGGCTCAGTCTGGGCATTTTCACTGTCGAAGACCAGTTATCGCCGACACACAGAACAGACTCGCATGGGTGCGGGTGGTTTCTATTGGGGAGGGTTCTGGGCGGTGCGAGTTGGTGGCAGCTATGATCGGTATAGCGTTGACACTGAGTATGATCATTTCTCGATCGCTTTTCGTGCTCGGAATGTTGGCGTCTTCACCATTCAAGCAGATCAGTGGATGAAGCCGACCGTCATTCAAGCATATAAGAATGGGCCTTGGGTTCCTGGTGGCCCTATTGCTCGCGGCACGACCGTTCTGTTCGGGAAGGACGGAGTGTTGAACCTCCTTCCAACCACTGTGGTTGTGGCATTTCAACCTGAAGTTCGTGCTCGACTCAAGAGTGAAGACTATCACTACGCGAAGACCACATACCGAGGAGGCGGTTCCTTGTGGATTGGCCCCTTTGGATTCGGCGCGAATTACACTCGAACAGTTGAAGATGTGCAGTTCGACGACGAGACTCAAACTGTTACGGCGAAGAATACCACGGATATGCCCCAGGTTATTGCCGTCGTCAATTCCGTCATGCCGGACTTTGAGTGAAGCATGTTGCTGAAAACCGGGTGCTTCCTGCTGGTGCTTATTGTTGCGCGGATCAGCCTCGCTGGTGATACGCCAGCGGAAGCGTTCGGTCGTTTTTATTCATTCACTGATGTCACCTTGCATGCGAACAAGGCAACGAAAACGGGGCACGCATCGTATTCACTGCTTGACATACCCTATAGTGTCGACCTTGAGTACCTTTCCGAAGATGATCGGTACTCTTACTGGGCGGAACCTCGATATCCGGGATTCTATTGGGCGATTGCGAAGACCCCGACATGCATCGCTGACGGAGCCGTGCGGCGAGAGAGATTCGAGATTTGGTATGCCAATCAGCATAGCCGAAGGGTCTACTTACATTTCTATGCAACGTGCAGGATAATGCGAAGTGCACCATCGGTCGGTGTTGGTCGGCGACTTCCGGAATGACGGACAGGTTCTTGTCGCTATTTGGTCATTCGCGATGTTTCATCCACGACACCACGCTCCCAGCCAATCTCCACCTTTTCCACAAGGGTGTGGCTCGTTTCACCCTGCCACGAGGGGAGGGGTCCGGGTTAAGAATCCGGTCAGCCTTATCTCCCGGATGGATCACCGTACAGGGCATGATCCCGGAGATTTTGTGTCCGCGACCGGCAAGGCCCAGGACCGCCTGGTAAGGTAAGCGCACGGTGAAGTAGGCCCCCGGGGATGAGATTCGGCGCTGTCAACAGAAGATGCTGTGTCCCAATACTGTTCGGCACGAGATTTGATGCGGCTCGTCTGTTTTTTGGGTTCGTTCTTTCTGTCGCTGTTCACGCCCGGTCAATCCCGCGAGACAAGGAGTTCGGCGCGACGTGAGGCTAGTATTTAGTGGTTGTCGCTTATGATGTTTATATAGGCGCGCACCCGTTCTCATCGCGGAATGTAGTTCACGCGGAACGGATCTCTTATCAAAGACTCACGTCAGGAAGACGCGGTCTTAAGCTTATCGATGTGTCCTTGGATCTCATCGAAGTCGAACCAGCCGATCAGGTAAAAGCACAATAGCTCAAGCGTCCGCTTGGTCGGCATGCGTCCGGTGTAAAGCAGAATCAAGAGGCAGGCGATGAGCGCGGAGTAAATCTGAATCTCGACACCTTGCTGTCGGGTACTCAGCAGGTGGCGGCAGCCCAGCAGGTGCTTGAACATGCGGAAGAAGAGCTCGATGGTCCAGCGAAGCTGATACATCTCTGCGATCAGTTCTGCGGGGACGTCCAGCAGATCCGTGGCGATTCTCAGTGTTCCATCGCTGCTGGGGGCTGTACTGGAGAACTTGCGTCCCCGGCGTCGACCGCGGCTGGTGTGAGCGGAGCAGCGGACGGAGATCAGCCTCAAGGTATGGTTGGTTCGTGTCTTCTTGTGTCGCAATTTGATGACTTGGTCAGCCTGAACTCCTGCTGCGGTCGCCTCGTAACCGTTCACGGGTCGGGATTGATCTATTCAGGAGGATGAATATCTGAGACACCAGCGTCATGATGCAGATGTCAGAGATACCCGCTGAGCTTTTAGCCGAGATGACGCCCGCCGTACGAGCGTTCGTCGCGTCTCTGTTAGCGAGTATGGAGTCCCAGCGGGCGAGGATGCAGGAAGAGATTGACGATCTCAAAGCCCAAGTCAAACGTCTGACGCCACAGAATTCGTCGATGCCTCCTTCCACGCAACATCCGCATGCTCGGCCGACTCCCAAGCCGAAATCCAATTCCAAGAGAAAGCGAGGCGGACAAGACGGGCATCGACGTGTTGTTCGCCAACTGGTCCCCATCGAACGCTGTGCAGAGGTGCATTCACTGCTTCCCGAAAACTGCCGACGCTGTGGCAAAGTCCTGACAGGAGCCGATCCCGAGGAGAAGCCACAGGGACACTACATGTTTTCAGAGTGAACTGCATGCTCCATGCTTTCGACCGGGGTAAGGGGGGGGGGCTGTCGCGAGCGTCGACCTGGCCCAGATCATAGGATCCCGTCGAGTCGCACCAGAGTGGGTCGGCTCAATGGGGGCGTGGGTCGAGCGCGTCTCCCATTGCGTAGCTTCCGCCGCCGCACGGTCCATCCCGAACCTGCCGGAGACGATCATTTCACGTCAGTGAATGCGCTCGATGAGAATCCGACATCAGGAGAAAACTTCGCGGGTTTCTCTTCGGACGTAGTGCCGATGCTGGCCCATGCGGCTGCGCGTCAACTCGATCGTCTGTGGGCGACCGGCGACGTTGTAGAACAGCCTGCCGAACTTTCTGACCAGTGCCAACCAGGCGTTGGCGTTCAGATCCAACTTGTTGAGGACCTCTTTCAGTTCAGGCGATGTTCGGGACAGCTTCTCACGCGGAAGCTGCTTCGCCGTCCAGCGGAGCAATCGAAGATAGTTTTCCTGGGTCATCGGCAGAAAGCCTTTGTCGCTGCACCGGGCTCCCGTGCGGCATGCGACCGGCCCCGTCTTGCCATTCCGCTCGTCCAGCGGCAAGGGGGCAAGAAATCGATCGGCGGTTGATAGTTGCTTCGTTCTCGCGTCGTCCGTCTTTTTGACCGAACGGCGGGATGGTTTGATCACTGTCGGTGAACTGTCGCTGGGACTAACGGTGTTGCGGAACTCCGATTGGTTCTGTTGAGCTTGAATCCGGCGCTGCACGGAGGTGTAGTCACTGGTCTCCAGTCGATCCGCCATCGCCGCTCGAATCGGGTTTAAATCGACATAGGCAGCACAAGCGACGAGGGCAGCTTCATCGAGAAGCCGTACCGCCCGAAATCGGCTTTGCCAGAAGCGGCCAATCTCGTTGTCCTCGTGGTTGGCGCGCATCGCCACAGTCTGACACAACAGGCGCATCCACCAGCCGATATCGGACAACCGCAAGCGGATAAGTTCCAGCTTGCGGGCATCGTTCTGAATGAAATCCAACTCGGCCTGATTCGGCTCCAAGGGGTTTCCGTGATCATCCTTCCGGATGGGACAAAGGAGCAGCCACCGTCTGGCGACCTCCGCATCGTCCCAAGTGGCAACCACATCCGGCCGAGACCGCAAGATTAGATGAAAATGGTTCGAGAGAATCGCGAAGCCCAGCAGATCGATCCCGAAACAGGCGGCATAGCGTTCCAGTAGATCTTCAATCCACCCCTTCCGGTGGTCATAATTCTTGCCGGTGAGGGAATCGGTCCCCAGAAGAAAGCAACGGCGAACAACTCGGTTCATGACATGCACGATCGCCACTTCATCGGGCGAGAAAACTTCCGCACGCGCTAACCGGGCCATGTCATCGCCTCCGATTCAATCGAAAAACCCGAGTAATTCACTCCAACGACTTCAAGGCTATCGAGCTTGTGTAGCAATTGTCAACGAAATATGCTGTGTCCCTGTTTGATTCTCTATGGAGGGCGGTATGGAGTTCTACTATTTAACTGGCGAGAGGATTTGCGCTGGAGACGCTGTTCTCGCTGGCGGTAAACAGGCGATTGTCGAAAGCGTACTACTCAAGAATACTAACGATGCAAGAAACTTTAGCTGTTATGAGACAGGGGGCGTTCTTTTGGCGTTTCAGGATGGCGATCTCCAGCTGTGGCCGTATATAAATGAAGATCTAGAGCTTATTCGTGGTAATACAGGGTTAAGTAGTAGGTAAAGGGCGAAAAGATGTATTTTTCACTTTACGTGTCAACAGAATAGGCAGCGAGGGCGCGGGGACACTGCATGTTTGCCCTTTGCTGTGTCACTGTTGGATTGCATTAGTGAGTGGAGAGCGTTTTAACTATGGTTTTTGGAAACAACCCTGAGTACCTGTTCGAAAAGGTCATCTCAAACGCGCCATATGCAGGCCCTTCCGCAGAGGTTTTAAGTGTTACGATTGACGATGTTGTAGATGATCCCCCATCGACAGCCTGGGCTGATGTATTTGCGCAACTGCTGTTCGCATGTCACGCGGGCGTAGAAGAATCTATAAATTTGGACTACAAGTTTGAATTTCTCGCGGAACGTGTGCCCACTGTGATCGATAAGATTGGATGCGGTGAGGTTTGCAGTCTGGCGCTCGAACATTTCGCCGAGAAACTACAGAACACATTTCCACTCGACGGCAATTTTACCTCTGATAGTCAATTCATGCTGGGTATTAGGTGGGCAGTATCTCGCGAGCACCTGTTATTTGGAGCGATTCTCTGCGACGATTCATTATCGAAGATAGTTAATCGAGTAAATTTCGTGAGGCCGTCCGTCGTCAATTGGGTCATGAATGTCACAACATCTAGTCGAAGCGCGAATTTTGTGGCATCAGCGATCAATAATGCGATGTGCACAGTGAGCCGGCCGCGGCTTTACGACGAACAGTGCTTTCTTGATGGCGTGAACAACCCTAACATAAGGCGGAAGCATTTCGAATGTGCAAGCGATGAACTATTGCTGTACTTTACCCAGGAGCAGTTTGAATTGGCCGCAGCGATCGTCTGTTGAAGTGGGCAACGCGGACACGACGTGTTCCAAATGACCCGCGAAACGCTGGAAATTGCCGCTGGTCCGCCGGTGGTTTCCGTACCAGTTGCAATAGGAGTCAGTTCTGTATGCGATTGAACGTGAGGGCCTGGAGCGAAGGCGCAGGCGTCTTCTCCGGAGCCGTAGCGGAAGGACCACACGTTCGCGTGAACTCCGCCGGGGTCTGATACCCCCGCGAACTGTGAGGTCGCACCTCGCTGTACTGACGTTGCCACGACAAGGTTAAGCTCGCTGCAAAACGCAGTGATTCAGGAAGAAGCCAAGGGGAGACTTCATTTTTTCGATGTGAATAGCGTTCTCCATGCTTTGGACCGGGTCAAGGGGAAAGTCAGTCACACGGAACACAATAGATTCGTGTCGAGTTCCACCGAGGTTGGTTGTCACCCCGCGGCCTCGTGTGAGGTTTCTTTCGCGTCGAGAGGGTATGCTCTGTCCCCCGGGTACGTTCTCCGAGGTATGCTCTACGCCGCTCCCGTTTCTTGTCGTTGAACCCGATTTTCCTGGTGAAGCAAAACTGGAATGAAACCGAAGACCATCGATATCGAACTGACCCCCAGCGAACGCAAACTCCTGATGCGGCACGGGTACCCATTTGAGGGGATCGCAAAGGCCTTGCAGCAAGTGGAGTCCAGTAGCACCATTGAATTGATTCCGATGTCCCCCTTCGAACTCGAAATGCTGATCGGAGACGTCTGCCGGTCGATTAACAGGATGAGAATTGGTCGCACGATGGATCAGCTCATTGAACTCTGCGACCGACTGGAAGCGGCCGAGCGACTAGGCCATGGCACGCTGGACCGGATGTAGCGGGCGGTCCGCTGTCGGAACGCCGGGCTGACAACCACTGCCGTGTGACTTTGCTTGAGGGTAAGTTTTGGCTTGCGCCCCCCCCAAAAAAAACGACGAGTCGTCGGTGGGTTCGCATCGGCGGAATTCTGATCGATGTCGGTTACGACGGCAACATCTTGCGGCTCAGTCAACCCGTTATCCACAAATCAGGCCGCCGGGTCACCCAGCATCGTGGATATGTGCGTGGTGTTGAACAGGCCGGTGGAACTCCCCGGTTTTCAGTGCACGTCGTGAATTGTACCATCGACTTTAATCAGCATACCTCAACTGGCGAACTGACGAGAAGACGATTGAAGTTCCTGCTTGCAAAGGAAAGTACTACGATGAGACACGCTCGGTTGCTGTTCTGTCTGCTTCTCTCACAATTCACTTTCGGCGCATTTGGCAGTGCTGATGCCGCTGACAGAAAAGAGCTGAAAGCGGGGGCGGCACGCGTCGTCATCAACCCGGACATGGGCGAGCTCATCGTTGGGAACTTCGGAATGCCGCCCGCCACGCAAATTCATGATGACATTACGGCGCGTTGCCTGCTCCTCGATAACGGCGAAGCGCGAATTGCGTTTGTGATCGTCGACAGCGTGCACGTTCCGCGAGGCATCTTTGATGCGGCCCGGGCCCTGATCACGAGCGATAGTGAAATCGCTCCTGTGGGGCTGGTCATGTCATCAACGCACACGCATTCCGCAACGTCCTCAGGCGACTGGATGCTCAAGAGCGACGCCCTTTTTAACGTTTACCAGCAGCGGGCCATCAATGGGATTTATGAGGCCGTCAAACAGGCGAGCAGTCATGTCCAGCCAGTACGGGTTGCCTGGGGGAGCTTTGATGAGTCATCTCACCTCAATAACCGAAGATGGTACGTCTCGGATCCCGCGCTTCTGGTGAATCCGATCGGAGGGACAGATCAGGTTCGCATGAACCCTGCGGCCGGATCAGCGGCTCTGGTTCGACCAGCCGGTCCGGTGGATCCCCAGTTTTCCTTTATCAGTGTCAGGACACTGGATGGAACACCGCTTTCTCTGCTTGCGAACTACTCGCTGCATTACGTGGGAGGTGTGCCCAGCGGAGTCATCTCGGCGGACTACTTCGGGGTTTTTAATGATCAGATTGGAACGTTGCTGAATGGAGGAAATCCCGTTCCGGGATTTGTGGGACTGTATTCCAATGGGACAAGCGGCGATGTGAATAACGTCGACTTCTCGGGCAAAAACAAGAAAGCATATCAACCATTTGAAAAGATGACGGAGGTGGCAACTCAACTTGCCGAACGAACGGCCGTCGAAGAGAAGAAGCTGCAGTGGCACGACTGGGTGCCGCTGAAACTTGCCGAGACGGAACTCGTTCTGCAGGTCCGTCAACCTGATGAAGCACTTGCCAGGCATGTGGCAGCGGTCCTTACACGCCCCGAAGGAGAAGCGGGGCGACACGGTTTGGAAAGTGTCTATGCTCGCCGGATTAAAGGCTTGATGGATGGACCGAAAGAGATTTCTGCCAAGCTGCAGGCGGCGCGTATTGGCGAGCAGGTGATCACTTCGATCCCGTTTGAAGTCTTTGCAGAAATCGGCCTGGAGATCAAAGAAAAAAGTCCGTTTGCGGCCACGTTCACAATCTCGCTGGCAAATGGGGGCTATGGCTACCTTCCCACACCTGCACAGCATGCCGTCGGTGGCTACGAAACCTGGCTGGGGACGAATAACGTTCAGTTGGATTCATCAGAAAAAATCGTCGAGCAGCTGCTGAAGCTGATCGACACTCTACAGTAGAGAGCGGCGTAGGGGGCACCGCATTTCCTCGTTCGGCATCGCCCGGCGAAGATCGAATTGCAGCAAGCGAATGAGTCCCGGAGTGCAGCTGTTGTTCGTTTCGCTAGCCGGAATGGTCGATACATGTCATCCCGGGCTCTTTGCTGTTGTCACCGCGTCGCACTGCCACTGTGCTGGCCCATCACTGCGTGTCAGGCAGTAGTGGGATTCGATGCGTAACGAGGCGCCGGAAGCAGGCAATTGGCACATTGAATGGATGCACCTTTGATTTGAGAGAGAGTGCTGAGCTGGGGCATCGCCGAACGAAAAGCTGCCTCTGCAAACATCGGCCTCCGAGGAATAACTGGCTTGCCGTTAGGCTGCGAGAATGAGAACTTCCGCGGGGGATTCTTGGTAACATTTGAACGGTTGACCAACATTTAGAAAGCCGGTCTTCCTGTTCAACAAGCCTCGCAGGACTGCGGAACGTTCTGAGAGAGGCGCCCAAGCGTTAACTGAACAGCCTAATCCATGGATTGCTACGAAACACACATTACCGTCGACGCCTGCAGTCCTGAAGTCGCAGAAAGGGTGACCGATTGGGCCGTTCGGTCTCGGATGAAGTGGACCCACATTTTACTTGAAGGCGGGGAACGACCGTCTCAGCCGATGATCACTTTCTGGGGACAGGGGGCCGTTGAAGAGCAGCTTCGTGTCGCCGCGCAGGTTGGGAAGGAGATTGCTCGGTGGGGACTCTCTGTGGTACGGGTGAAAGTTGAAACGGGTATTGAAGGGGACGAGGTTCCTGAGTGCACATCGGAGGCGTGCGACCGCCTGACTCAGTACTTCGAGCATCATATCAAAGTTGTGCTGTCGGATTTCGAAGCTGTGGATCTGCTGCGGCAGCGGGCGGCAGAACGTGGTGCCCGACTCTCCCAGAACATCAGGCGTCAACGTGCAGATGGGACGGCGGAACGATTCGTGACGCAGAGGGTTTTTGGCCTGGGGCGCGTCGACGCCAGCTCGATACTGAACCAATTGCTGGAGCGACTGCGGGAGTCAGGATTCTGTATTGCCGAAGTGGAACAAGAGTATGTCGTCTTCGACTCGAATCTGGCCGTCGACTCAGGCTGGCTCTGATCCTGAAAGGACTGCCGCGTGTCACTGTTTGAAATCTTGAATC is from Schlesneria sp. DSM 10557 and encodes:
- a CDS encoding MBL fold metallo-hydrolase, which translates into the protein MPHYICSTCGTQYAETLQPPDSCLICTDERQYVKTSGQRWTTAPELRQSHRTTIKLEEPGLISIGIEPQFGIGQRAFFLRTPHGNVLWDCIPLLDGALVEMLNAMGGLAAIAISHPHYYSNVVEWSRAFGNIPVYLHAADRQWVMRPDDCIHFWQGETRPLLEGLTLIRCGGHFAGGSVLHWEDGAKGRGVLLSGDIIQVVADRKSVSFMYSYPNHIPLGPAAIQQIVNAVEPFRYDRIYGAFWDMVIERDGKTAVNSSAERYLQAIRQ
- a CDS encoding ISAs1 family transposase — its product is MDLPLSTRPFPPYQARLRQAERQCHTTYNNGHGRRETRTIETITSLNSLLAQLGWSSVKQVFRITRTRISQDRESGERKKTTEVVFGITDLTRAQADAERLLEYNRAHWGIENKSHYTRDVTFREDAHQARSGFGPQLMAAARNTAIAICRLYRYPNIAEARREFAWNPHRLFCMLGFMNY
- a CDS encoding transposase yields the protein MNGYEATAAGVQADQVIKLRHKKTRTNHTLRLISVRCSAHTSRGRRRGRKFSSTAPSSDGTLRIATDLLDVPAELIAEMYQLRWTIELFFRMFKHLLGCRHLLSTRQQGVEIQIYSALIACLLILLYTGRMPTKRTLELLCFYLIGWFDFDEIQGHIDKLKTASS
- a CDS encoding DUF6444 domain-containing protein; the encoded protein is MSEIPAELLAEMTPAVRAFVASLLASMESQRARMQEEIDDLKAQVKRLTPQNSSMPPSTQHPHARPTPKPKSNSKRKRGGQDGHRRVVRQLVPIERCAEVHSLLPENCRRCGKVLTGADPEEKPQGHYMFSE
- a CDS encoding transposase, producing the protein MARLARAEVFSPDEVAIVHVMNRVVRRCFLLGTDSLTGKNYDHRKGWIEDLLERYAACFGIDLLGFAILSNHFHLILRSRPDVVATWDDAEVARRWLLLCPIRKDDHGNPLEPNQAELDFIQNDARKLELIRLRLSDIGWWMRLLCQTVAMRANHEDNEIGRFWQSRFRAVRLLDEAALVACAAYVDLNPIRAAMADRLETSDYTSVQRRIQAQQNQSEFRNTVSPSDSSPTVIKPSRRSVKKTDDARTKQLSTADRFLAPLPLDERNGKTGPVACRTGARCSDKGFLPMTQENYLRLLRWTAKQLPREKLSRTSPELKEVLNKLDLNANAWLALVRKFGRLFYNVAGRPQTIELTRSRMGQHRHYVRRETREVFS